In Janthinobacterium sp. 67, a genomic segment contains:
- a CDS encoding ATP-binding protein, producing the protein MTGLDQFLIRAEALLARVEAILPQPTPVPDWNSFAFRWRRRQGALPYLQAVAHVSNIALDDLHNIGTQKAQIEQNTRQFVSKRPANNVLLTGARGTGKSSLIKACLNQFADQGLRLIEVDKADLADLPDIVDLVAARPERFIIFCDDLSFEEGESGYKALKVALDGSIAAQSDNVLIYATSNRRHLMPERMSDNTSYKTDDDGDLHPGETVEEKISLSERFGLWLSFYPFKQDDYLDIAAHWLASFGCTSEQIAQARGDALRWALQRGSRSGRVAWQFARDYAGKLPAGKLPQ; encoded by the coding sequence TCCGTGCCGAAGCGTTGCTGGCGAGGGTGGAAGCGATCCTGCCGCAGCCGACGCCCGTGCCGGACTGGAACAGCTTTGCCTTCCGCTGGCGCCGGCGCCAGGGCGCGCTTCCTTATTTGCAGGCCGTGGCCCACGTGTCGAACATCGCCTTGGACGACTTGCACAATATCGGCACGCAAAAAGCCCAGATCGAGCAGAACACGCGCCAGTTCGTCAGTAAGCGTCCGGCCAACAACGTGCTGCTGACGGGCGCGCGCGGCACGGGCAAGTCTTCCCTGATCAAGGCTTGTCTGAACCAGTTTGCCGACCAGGGCTTGCGCCTGATCGAAGTGGACAAGGCCGACCTGGCCGACTTGCCCGACATCGTCGACCTGGTGGCGGCGCGCCCCGAGCGCTTCATCATCTTTTGCGACGACCTGTCGTTCGAAGAGGGCGAGAGCGGCTACAAGGCGCTGAAAGTGGCGCTCGACGGCAGCATCGCCGCGCAATCGGACAATGTGCTGATCTACGCCACGTCGAACCGCCGTCACCTGATGCCGGAACGCATGTCGGACAACACGAGCTACAAGACGGACGACGATGGCGATCTGCATCCGGGCGAGACGGTGGAAGAGAAAATCTCGCTGTCCGAACGCTTCGGCCTGTGGCTGTCGTTCTATCCGTTCAAGCAGGACGATTACCTCGATATCGCGGCGCACTGGCTCGCCTCGTTCGGCTGCACATCGGAGCAGATCGCGCAGGCGCGCGGCGACGCCCTGCGCTGGGCCTTGCAGCGCGGTTCCCGTTCGGGTCGTGTCGCTTGGCAATTCGCGCGCGACTATGCGGGCAAACTTCCTGCGGGAAAGTTGCCGCAATGA
- a CDS encoding NUDIX domain-containing protein, which yields MSEVKIKPVDVAVGILMKPNGDVLLGQRPAGKPYDGYWEFPGGKVEAGEAIFDALKREFVEELGLHIDSAEAWCGVEYVYPHAHVRLHFYISRAWRGEPQSLEGQAFAWQGTVGVEPLLPATIPLLEWLDEVRRESLLLA from the coding sequence ATGAGCGAAGTGAAAATCAAACCGGTTGACGTGGCCGTCGGCATCCTGATGAAGCCGAACGGCGACGTGCTGTTGGGCCAGCGCCCGGCCGGCAAGCCGTATGACGGCTATTGGGAATTTCCTGGCGGTAAAGTCGAAGCGGGCGAGGCCATTTTTGACGCCTTGAAACGCGAGTTCGTCGAGGAGCTGGGCTTGCATATCGACAGTGCCGAAGCCTGGTGCGGCGTCGAATATGTGTATCCGCACGCCCATGTGCGCCTGCATTTCTATATCAGCCGCGCATGGCGGGGCGAGCCGCAAAGCCTGGAAGGGCAGGCGTTCGCCTGGCAGGGCACGGTCGGCGTGGAACCCTTGCTGCCGGCCACCATTCCCCTGCTGGAATGGTTAGATGAGGTACGCCGGGAATCCCTGCTTCTTGCCTGA
- a CDS encoding FitA-like ribbon-helix-helix domain-containing protein, with translation MPLTLTFTDTDELLIAALHKRARAHGRSIEDEHRDILRSALRPLPKRPLDDILRAMPDVGFDADFERRS, from the coding sequence ATGCCGCTGACACTGACCTTTACCGATACCGATGAATTGCTGATCGCCGCCTTGCACAAGCGTGCCCGCGCGCATGGGCGCAGCATCGAGGACGAGCACCGCGACATCTTGCGCAGCGCCTTGCGGCCGCTGCCGAAGCGCCCGCTCGACGATATTTTGCGTGCCATGCCCGACGTGGGCTTCGATGCGGACTTCGAGCGCCGTTCCTGA
- the yacG gene encoding DNA gyrase inhibitor YacG produces the protein MMTVVNCPTCAAKVEWTEANKFRPFCSERCKQIDLGAWAEEKYTIPAADPFEDPLADEDNKPQ, from the coding sequence ATCATGACCGTCGTTAATTGCCCTACCTGTGCCGCCAAAGTCGAATGGACTGAAGCCAACAAATTCCGCCCCTTCTGCTCGGAACGCTGCAAGCAGATCGACCTGGGTGCCTGGGCCGAAGAAAAATACACGATCCCCGCCGCCGACCCGTTCGAAGATCCCCTTGCGGACGAAGACAACAAGCCGCAGTAA
- the zapD gene encoding cell division protein ZapD: protein MIVYEYPFNERIRTLLRLEDLYDKFKFFIQQEHAMQHHVALATIFDMLEVAGRADLKSDLLQELERQRQSLLGYRSNPNVEPETLDAILGELDSVSGALVAAQGKTGQNIRDNEWLMSIRGRTIIPGGACEFDLPSYFAWQKRSSEQRLTDIHAWFAPLAPLFDALALVLRLLRDSGGPVKLIANGGSYQQMLQGKVYQMLRLSLDENCGAIPEISANKYMLWVRFTTQGGDLKPKPLEEDVPFELTLCNF from the coding sequence TTGATTGTCTACGAATACCCTTTCAACGAACGCATACGTACCTTGTTGCGGCTGGAAGACCTGTACGACAAATTCAAGTTCTTCATCCAGCAAGAACATGCAATGCAGCACCATGTTGCCTTGGCAACTATTTTCGATATGCTCGAAGTGGCGGGCCGCGCCGACCTGAAGTCGGACCTGCTGCAGGAACTCGAGCGCCAGCGCCAAAGCCTGCTCGGTTACCGCAGCAATCCGAATGTGGAACCGGAAACTCTGGACGCCATCCTCGGCGAACTCGACAGTGTTAGCGGCGCCCTCGTGGCGGCGCAAGGCAAGACGGGCCAGAATATCCGCGACAATGAATGGCTGATGAGCATCCGCGGCCGCACCATCATCCCGGGCGGCGCCTGCGAATTCGACTTGCCGTCCTACTTTGCCTGGCAAAAACGCAGCTCGGAACAGCGCCTGACCGATATCCACGCCTGGTTCGCCCCACTCGCACCGCTGTTCGATGCGCTGGCCCTCGTCTTGCGCCTGCTGCGCGATTCCGGCGGACCCGTTAAACTGATCGCCAATGGCGGCAGCTACCAGCAAATGCTGCAAGGCAAGGTGTACCAGATGCTGCGCCTGAGCCTGGACGAAAACTGCGGCGCCATCCCTGAAATTTCCGCCAACAAATACATGCTGTGGGTACGCTTCACCACCCAGGGCGGCGACTTGAAACCCAAGCCGCTGGAAGAAGATGTTCCGTTCGAGCTCACGCTCTGTAATTTTTAA
- the coaE gene encoding dephospho-CoA kinase (Dephospho-CoA kinase (CoaE) performs the final step in coenzyme A biosynthesis.) — translation MQRQHVPYFSVGLTGGIGCGKSTVADMFAARGASIVDTDQIAHSLTAPNGAAMPALVAEFGAGYADARGALDRSKMRKLVFSDAAAKAKLEAILHPRIRQATLAAAEAATGSYVVFAVPLLVESGGWVERVNRVLVIDCLESLQVSRVMARNGLSEEQVKAIMATQATRAMRLAAADDVIDNNGDLASLEPQIAQLHDLYLAFSKRMAGMAPQRL, via the coding sequence ATGCAACGACAACACGTCCCTTATTTCAGCGTCGGACTCACCGGCGGCATCGGTTGCGGCAAGAGCACGGTGGCCGACATGTTCGCCGCGCGCGGCGCCTCCATCGTCGATACCGACCAGATCGCCCATAGCCTGACGGCGCCCAATGGCGCAGCCATGCCGGCCCTGGTGGCGGAATTTGGCGCCGGCTACGCGGACGCGCGCGGCGCCCTCGACCGCAGCAAAATGCGCAAGCTCGTGTTTTCCGACGCCGCCGCCAAGGCGAAACTGGAAGCCATCCTGCATCCGCGCATCCGCCAGGCCACCCTGGCGGCCGCCGAAGCGGCGACGGGCAGCTACGTGGTCTTTGCCGTGCCCCTGCTGGTCGAGTCCGGCGGCTGGGTGGAGCGGGTCAACCGGGTACTGGTCATCGATTGCCTGGAAAGCCTGCAAGTGTCGCGCGTGATGGCGCGCAATGGCTTGTCGGAAGAACAAGTCAAAGCCATCATGGCCACGCAAGCCACGCGCGCCATGCGCCTGGCGGCGGCGGACGACGTGATCGACAACAATGGCGATTTGGCGTCCCTGGAACCGCAGATTGCCCAGTTGCACGATTTATATCTGGCATTTTCAAAAAGAATGGCTGGAATGGCCCCGCAACGTTTGTAA
- a CDS encoding prepilin peptidase, producing MLQDTLLFAAPGTLPVALVAALFGLIVGSFLNVVIHRVPKMMQRESDNYVAEESGLPLPHTDRYNLMLPHSNCTACGHRITAMENIPVISYLLLRGKCSACQAPISVRYPLVELLTGALSALLIWHFGSGWTGLATLLFAYLLIAMTFIDADTQMLPDDLTFPLLWAGLLVNINGTFVPLQDAVIGAAAGYLALWAVYWAFKLATGKEGMGYGDFKLLAALGAWLGWTMLPTIILLSSLVGAVVGIGLIVLAKRGRDKPIPFGPYLAAAGLIALLYGTPLSQLTLGLVS from the coding sequence ATGCTGCAAGATACCCTGCTGTTCGCCGCCCCCGGCACCCTGCCCGTCGCCCTCGTCGCCGCCCTGTTCGGCCTGATCGTCGGCAGTTTTCTCAACGTGGTGATCCACCGCGTGCCGAAAATGATGCAGCGCGAATCCGACAATTACGTGGCGGAGGAAAGCGGCTTGCCCTTGCCGCACACGGACCGCTACAACCTGATGCTGCCGCACTCGAACTGCACCGCCTGCGGCCACCGCATCACGGCGATGGAAAACATTCCCGTCATCAGCTACCTGCTGCTGCGTGGCAAGTGCAGCGCCTGCCAGGCACCGATCTCCGTGCGCTACCCGCTCGTCGAGCTGCTGACGGGCGCGCTGTCGGCCCTGCTGATCTGGCACTTCGGCAGCGGCTGGACGGGCCTGGCCACGCTCCTGTTTGCGTATTTGCTGATCGCCATGACCTTCATCGATGCCGATACGCAAATGCTGCCCGACGACCTTACCTTCCCCCTGCTGTGGGCCGGTTTGCTGGTCAATATCAACGGCACTTTCGTGCCCCTGCAAGACGCCGTCATCGGCGCGGCCGCCGGCTACCTGGCCCTGTGGGCCGTGTACTGGGCCTTCAAGCTGGCGACAGGCAAGGAGGGAATGGGCTATGGTGACTTCAAATTGCTGGCGGCGCTAGGTGCGTGGCTGGGCTGGACCATGCTGCCGACGATCATCTTGTTGTCGTCGCTGGTGGGCGCCGTGGTCGGCATCGGCCTGATCGTGTTGGCCAAGCGGGGACGCGACAAGCCGATTCCGTTCGGCCCCTATCTGGCGGCGGCGGGCCTGATCGCCCTGCTGTACGGTACGCCCCTGTCGCAGCTCACGCTGGGCCTCGTCAGCTGA
- a CDS encoding type II secretion system F family protein: protein MAAERRFAWKGTDRHGQAVEGILRAADATTARAALRRQGILASKVKAPRAAPGKAITRKDIALFTRQLSTMMAAGVPLLHAFDIAGKGHAKPAVTELMRDLRRDIEAGSSLQQAFRQFPLLFDELYCNLLAAGEQAGIVQELLARLATHQEKAIALRRQVRGALMYPLVIVLVAIVVTAIIMSVVVPAFRQVFDSFGAPLPLPTLVVMGVSAFLVHYWLALLVVLLLACVLLHLAWRRWPALRRSTQVQALRLPVFGPLLRKAAIARWTRTLAAMFAAGVPLLDTLGLVGAAAGHALYQEATVSIEREIRAGGSLTLAMEHSAVFPPLLTQLTLIGEESGALDAMLSRAADIIEAEIDATVATLSTLLEPALMVVLGVLVGSLVIALYLPIFKLGAVI, encoded by the coding sequence ATGGCGGCCGAGCGGCGCTTTGCGTGGAAAGGCACGGACCGCCATGGCCAGGCGGTCGAGGGCATCTTGCGCGCGGCCGACGCCACCACTGCCAGGGCCGCGCTCAGACGCCAGGGCATCCTTGCCAGCAAGGTAAAAGCCCCGCGCGCCGCGCCCGGCAAGGCCATCACGCGCAAGGATATCGCCCTGTTCACGCGCCAGCTGTCGACCATGATGGCGGCCGGCGTGCCGCTGCTGCACGCGTTCGACATCGCCGGCAAGGGCCACGCCAAGCCGGCCGTCACCGAGCTGATGCGCGACTTGCGCCGCGACATCGAAGCGGGCAGCAGCCTGCAGCAAGCCTTCCGCCAGTTCCCCCTGCTGTTTGACGAGTTGTATTGCAACTTGCTGGCGGCCGGCGAACAGGCGGGCATCGTGCAGGAATTGCTGGCGCGCCTGGCCACGCACCAGGAAAAAGCCATCGCCCTGCGGCGGCAGGTGCGCGGCGCGCTGATGTATCCGCTGGTCATCGTGCTCGTCGCCATCGTCGTCACGGCCATCATCATGAGCGTCGTCGTACCCGCCTTCCGCCAGGTCTTCGACAGCTTCGGCGCACCGTTGCCGCTGCCCACACTGGTCGTCATGGGCGTATCCGCCTTCCTCGTCCATTACTGGCTGGCTCTGCTGGTGGTGCTTCTGCTTGCTTGCGTGCTGCTGCACCTGGCCTGGCGCCGCTGGCCCGCCTTACGACGCAGCACGCAAGTGCAGGCTTTGCGCCTGCCCGTCTTCGGCCCGCTGCTGCGCAAGGCGGCGATCGCCCGCTGGACGCGCACCCTGGCCGCCATGTTCGCCGCCGGCGTGCCGCTGCTCGATACACTCGGCCTCGTGGGCGCCGCAGCCGGCCACGCGCTGTACCAGGAAGCAACGGTCAGCATCGAGCGCGAAATCCGCGCCGGCGGCAGCCTGACCCTGGCCATGGAACACAGCGCCGTGTTTCCCCCACTGCTGACGCAACTGACCCTGATCGGCGAGGAATCAGGCGCCCTCGACGCCATGCTGTCGCGCGCGGCCGATATCATCGAAGCCGAGATCGACGCCACCGTGGCCACCCTCTCGACCCTGCTGGAACCGGCGCTGATGGTGGTGCTGGGCGTGCTCGTCGGCTCGCTCGTGATTGCCCTGTATTTGCCGATTTTCAAGCTGGGGGCCGTGATTTGA
- a CDS encoding DHA2 family efflux MFS transporter permease subunit — protein sequence MTSSPIKSYLPWVVATALFMEQLDSTIVNTAIPAMAASLQVTPLSLKAVVTSYILSLAVCIPISGWMADRFGTRRVFSAAVAIFTIASILCGLSVNAPMLVAARLLQGVGAAMMMPVGRLTIIRTFPKSQLLAAMNFVIIPALIGPLLGPTVGGLIVHWLSWREIFFVNVPVGLVALYLAHRYMPDYYGDKPRPLDLIGLVLFGTGIALLSWLLEIFGEHRIDGTSFAVLLFISISLLAAYAWHSSEVLHPLLRLTLFKIRTFRVSVVGGFVTRLGVGGLPFLLPLLYQLGLGLPAWQSGLLMMPSAAAAMGMKFISARVLARFGYRQVLIVNTVLIGVTIAMFSQVGVGTPLYVIVAISLCMGFFNSLQFSSMNTIAYADVDKADSSMASTIASSMQQLSMSFGLAFGSLIAGWYLGDMPQSDRAMLSTALHHAFLTLAALTVLSSLTFWTLRRDDGESISKGTDSDEEDAADVKAQAVVQTEVQTTKG from the coding sequence ATGACCAGTTCCCCGATTAAAAGCTACCTTCCCTGGGTGGTCGCCACCGCCCTGTTCATGGAGCAACTCGACTCCACCATCGTCAACACCGCCATCCCCGCCATGGCCGCCAGCCTGCAAGTGACCCCGCTGAGCCTGAAGGCCGTCGTCACCAGCTACATCCTGAGCCTGGCCGTGTGCATTCCCATCAGCGGCTGGATGGCCGACCGCTTCGGCACGCGGCGCGTGTTTTCCGCCGCCGTTGCCATCTTTACCATCGCCTCCATCCTGTGCGGCCTGTCCGTGAACGCGCCCATGCTGGTGGCCGCGCGCCTGCTGCAAGGGGTGGGCGCGGCCATGATGATGCCGGTGGGCAGGCTCACCATCATCCGCACCTTTCCCAAGTCGCAATTGCTGGCGGCCATGAATTTCGTCATCATCCCCGCCCTGATCGGCCCCCTGCTGGGGCCCACGGTGGGCGGGCTGATCGTGCACTGGCTGTCGTGGCGCGAGATTTTCTTCGTCAACGTGCCCGTCGGCCTGGTGGCCTTGTACCTGGCGCACCGCTACATGCCCGATTACTATGGTGACAAGCCGCGTCCGCTGGACCTGATCGGCCTGGTGCTGTTCGGCACGGGCATCGCACTGCTGTCGTGGCTGCTGGAAATCTTCGGCGAACACCGCATCGACGGCACCTCGTTTGCCGTGCTGCTGTTCATCTCCATCAGCCTGCTGGCCGCATATGCCTGGCATTCGAGCGAAGTGCTGCACCCGCTGCTGCGCCTGACCCTGTTCAAGATCCGCACCTTCCGCGTTTCCGTCGTGGGCGGCTTCGTCACGCGCCTGGGCGTGGGCGGCCTGCCCTTCCTGTTGCCGCTGCTGTACCAGCTGGGCCTGGGCTTGCCCGCCTGGCAGTCGGGCTTGCTGATGATGCCGTCGGCCGCCGCCGCCATGGGCATGAAATTCATATCCGCGCGCGTGCTGGCCCGCTTCGGCTACCGCCAGGTGCTGATCGTCAACACGGTGCTGATCGGCGTCACCATCGCCATGTTTTCGCAGGTGGGCGTGGGCACGCCCCTGTACGTGATCGTCGCCATCAGCCTGTGCATGGGCTTTTTCAATTCGCTGCAGTTTTCCAGCATGAACACCATCGCCTATGCCGACGTCGACAAGGCCGATTCCAGCATGGCCAGCACCATCGCCAGTTCGATGCAGCAACTGTCGATGAGCTTTGGCCTCGCCTTCGGTTCGCTGATCGCGGGCTGGTACTTGGGCGACATGCCGCAGTCGGACCGCGCCATGCTCAGCACGGCGCTGCACCACGCCTTCCTGACCCTGGCCGCCCTGACGGTGCTGTCCTCGCTGACCTTCTGGACCTTGCGCCGCGACGATGGCGAAAGCATCAGCAAGGGCACGGACAGCGACGAGGAAGACGCGGCCGACGTGAAGGCCCAGGCCGTTGTACAGACGGAAGTGCAAACCACGAAAGGCTGA